In Miscanthus floridulus cultivar M001 chromosome 5, ASM1932011v1, whole genome shotgun sequence, one genomic interval encodes:
- the LOC136450411 gene encoding serine/threonine protein kinase OSK1-like has translation MEGTGKDGNPLRNYRIGKTLGIGSFGKVKIAEHISTGHKVAIKILNRRKIRGMEMEEKVKREIKILRLFMHPHIIRLYEVIDTAADIYVVMEYVKSGELFDYIVEKGRLQEGEARRFFQQIISGVEYCHRNMVVHRDLKPENLLLDSKCNVKIADFGLSNVMRDGHFLKTSCGSPNYAAPEVISGKLYAGPEVDVWSCGVILYALLCGTLPFDDENIPNLFKKIKGGIYTLPSHLSGAARDLIPRMLVVDPMKRITIREIREHDWFKIHLPRYLTVPPPDSAQQVKKIDEETLREVLGMGYDKNLLVESIQNRLQNEATVAYYLLLDNRLRTTSGYLGAECQEAMDSSFSNIASYETPSSARGNRQQIFMESPVGLRPHFPAERKWALGLQSRAHPREIMTEVLKALQELNVYWKKIGHYNMKCRWSPGFPGQIHNNHNFSAESIETDGQSEKINLVKFEIQLYKTRDEKYLLDLQRVSGPQLLFLDLCAAFLAQLRVL, from the exons ATGGAGGGAACGGGCAAGGATGGCAATCCTTTGAGGAATTACCGGATTGGTAAGACTCTGGGGATTGGCTCTTTCGGTAAGGTGAAAATTGCGGAGCATATAAGCACTGGACACAAGGTGGCAATCAAGATCCTCAACCGTCGTAAAATCAGAGGCATGGAGATGGAAGAGAAAG TTAAAAGAGAGATTAAGATATTGAGGTTATTTATGCACCCACATATCATCCGCCTCTATGAAGTTATAGACACGGCAGCTGATATTTATGTTGTTATGGAGTATGTTAAGTCTGGGGAATTGTTTGATTACATTGTTGAAAAAGGTAGGCTGCAGGAGGGAGAGGCTCGCCGTTTCTTTCAACAG ATTATATCCGGTGTTGAATATTGCCATAGAAACATGGTGGTGCATCGTGATCTAAAGCCAGAAAATCTCCTTTTGGATTCAAAATGCAACGTTAAGATTGCAGATTTTGGCTTAAGTAATGTTATGCGGGATGGCCATTTCCTCAAGACAAGTTGTGGTAGCCCAAATTATGCTGCTCCTGAG GTGATATCTGGTAAATTATATGCTGGGCCTGAGGTTGATGTATGGAGCTGTGGGGTTATTCTTTATGCTCTTCTATGTGGTACTTTGCCATTTGATGACGAGAACATTCCAAACCTTTTTAAGAAAATAAAG GGTGGAATATATACACTTCCTAGCCATTTGTCTGGTGCAGCAAGGGATTTGATTCCAAGAATGCTGGTTGTTGACCCAATGAAGCGGATCACCATTCGTGAAATTCGTGAACATGATTGGTTCAAAATTCATCTCCCACGCTATTTGACTGTGCCTCCTCCAGATAGTGCACAACAAGTTAAAAAG ATTGATGAGGAAACTCTCCGTGAGGTTTTAGGTATGGGGTATGACAAGAACCTGTTGGTGGAATCAATCCAAAACAGGCTGCAAAATGAG GCGACTGTTGCTTATTACTTACTGTTGGACAATAGGCTTCGTACAACCAGTGGCTATCTTGGAGCTGAATGTCAAGAAGCTATG GACTCCTCATTTTCAAACATAGCATCATATGAAACACCAAGTTCAGCACGTGGTAATCGACAGCAAATATTTATGGAGTCTCCGGTTGGCTTGAGACCGCATTTTCCAGCTGAGAGGAAATGGGCTCTTGGGCTTCAG TCGCGAGCACATCCAAGAGAAATAATGACTGAAGTGCTGAAAGCTCTGCAAGAATTGAATGTTTACTGGAAAAAGATTGGTCACTATAACATGAAGTGCAGATGGAGTCCTGGCTTTCCCGGTCAAATTCATAACAATCATAACTTCAGTGCAGAGTCCATTGAAACTGATGGCCAAAGTGAGAAGATAAATTTAGTTAAGTTTGAAATTCAG CTTTACAAAACAAGAGACGAGAAATACCTCCTCGACTTGCAAAGAGTCAGTGGACCACAGCTCCTCTTTCTGGACTTGTGCGCGGCCTTTCTAGCTCAGCTGAGAGTTCTTTGA